Within the Glycine max cultivar Williams 82 chromosome 12, Glycine_max_v4.0, whole genome shotgun sequence genome, the region TAAACCTTCCATTCTCTACGGGCAAGCAAAATTTTTAAATGTCTAATTTGAGATAACTTTTCCAACCACTTCTAATTCACCTAAATTGGTCAACTACATATGTTTGGCCATTGTTGGactcttttttcctttccatAAAAATCGAACTTAAATTGTTGATGTTGAATTTACCCTAACACAAATAGACGTGCTAATTGCATGCCATCATATATGATGGAAGGGGTTAAAATTAGTGTGGGCTAATAAAGTGGGAAGAGAGGAGAGAATGTtctaaaatgaaataatgaCCAAATTTGTATGAAAGAAACTACATTATTATAAGGGCATCCCACTAAAAAGAAGGTCACAAGGGCACGTGGTGGCTGATTCCCACTACTTATTAATCCACTGGCGACTTTCTAGTAACACCGTTGAAACCCAACCCCTCTTCATAGCTGTTCATAGCTGTCCAATCCCCCCATCCCCATGTGACCCCACTGCACAAACAAATAGATACAGATACCCcagagatttttatttttttttaatttggggaTTTTAAACCCCCCAAAAAAATGCTACAACAATTACAAAtttgtcacaatttttttttaaaaaaagagagagaaaagaagaaatcaagaaagttCATGATTATGTTGTTTTATGTTCGTGTGGCTTTCTTATTACTTCTAACAACATTCCCCTGTGGTTGCTGggaacatacatatatatttatataagggTCGTGTTAAGAGCCTGGAGGCTCATTTGTTTCATTTCTTCTCTCTCATTGCATGCCTTTTGCAATATATTTACACATACAATAATGTGTGcatgtatacatatatataatagcaTTTGTTCGGGACATGTTAATGTACTattgcaacaacaacaacattaacATCATCTGAGGTTAATTTGCAACTACACTTCCTGGTgtatttcaattaattcaaaTGGCGCAATTACCTCCAAAGATCCCAAACATGTCACCAAGTTGGCCAGATTTCTCTTCACACCAACAGAAGATGCAATTGCCACCTCTTAATAACAACGGCACCATCACCAACAACTATCATCAGCACAATCAGAACCCTTCTTGGGTGGATGAGTTTCTCGACTTCTCCTCGGCCCGGCGCGGCGTTCACCGGCGGTCGGTGAGCGATTCCATCACCTACTTGGATTCACCAGTGAAGTGTGGAGGgaataaaaacaacaacaacaatgagaACGAGTTTGACAAGTTTGATGATGAACAATTCATGTCCATGTTCACGGATGAAGTAGTGCTCTCTGGGGTCCCCTTGCCACCACCAACCACCTTGTCCTCCTCTAACCCTTCAAGCCCTTACGATCAGAACTTCATCAATGatgagaaggagaagaaggaggaggaagaggagcaccaccaccaccaccaattgaaaaatgaagcaGATGAGGTTGAAAGCCAATGCAAACAGGAAATTATGCAGCTTCCAAATGACACCAATACTTGTTCTTCCAGCGAGAGAATTACTGACCCCAAGAGAGTCAAAAGGTACGTAGTACTCATCAAACATTCATTCATATACATAAGTCCAGTTTTAGATAATTAGCTTCTTCAGAAAcacttttttagaaaaaaataagtttcttcCGTAAGCTAATTTATAGAAATTCTACCGGGTTAGTTTCTTggaacgatgatttttaacttataCAAGACTCAATTTTAGCTtacatgaaaaattattatattttttcttcttatatgtctacatgaattatttatatatatcaatatgCTTTTTCCTGGTAAAGTTTGCAACCATTATACAAAATGGGATAAATGTGTTTCTTCTtgcttaaatgtattttttttttatatatttaataggCTTGATGTAtgctattctttctttttttttgttgaacaatTTCTGTTGCTATTCTAGTATAATGATTAATTAGTGTTTATGAATTACTCTTATAATTGAGAACTGGTTCTTCAAAAttaaggtgttttttttttctgtacaaTGTTTCATAATACTTTtcgtatttattttttctgcaACAGAAAATGAACAATACTAAATTGCTGAGTTaggatttttgttttctttgagttCTGTCTCTAATTGTCGTTTTGCATCAGAATCTTGGCTAATAGACAATCTGCACAAAGATCGCGAGTGAGGAAGCTGCAATACATATCAGAGCTTGAGCGAAGTGTAACTTCATTACAGGTTTGGGACGTAACTTGATGTGACTATGATGAATctctgttttttctttcatcGGTGGACATAATAAATCttactattttttaagtaaattttcATATGCCATAATAATAAAGTAACGTTATTTTCTCCAAAGTTTTTATAATACTTTTTCGCAATTAACTTTTTCTTAAGTTTTATCCATTATACtagtatcatttattttatttcatatttttcttctgttatttttattttgttagaaaaatattttaaagattgtggttaaaataacattactgaagataaatatattgaccttttttttaatctgttgACCAATGAAGGCCGAAGTTTCAGTGCTGTCTCCAAGGGTTGCATTTTTAGATCATCAACGATTGCTTCTAAATGTCGACAACAGTGCTCTCAAGCAAAGAATCGCTGCCCTTGCTCAAGACaagatctttaaagatggtaattttcttcaattattacttggctaattaaaaattaccaaattaaacttaactctattatcttattattaattttttggtgGAGCATTTcggatatataattaataatcctgTTAAGATGTGGTTGGTGCATGCATTAATTAGTACTTTATGGCCCTTAGAATCCATCCTACTTCTCTGATCCAATGCCTTTTTCTTGGTTGAGATTAATTATCATTACTCATTACAGTCCATTTAACTGAAGTATAAATCCCTCCTAGTTAGGGAAAGTGACATGTTCACGATTCACTTTGCCAAGTGAACCTAACCTCGTGGCTTTTCTACTTGTCTTTCTATTTGATGCAtgcacatgttttttttttttaattttttaattttttaatttttttatatactactATTTTATGGCTTCGACTTAGATTAGAATCTATTAGTGGTCGAGAAGTTTAACTTTCTTTTAGAATTATCACTAGTAAAGTACTATTTCTGTTCCCTGAAAAATTATATTGCTATGAATTTGAGATTTTAATCTCTAAAATCTAAATCTTATGATGTGTACGGACAGAAAGATAATAGTTTCATATTACTACCTTCCACAATTGATGGAATAAAttaatgtcattaattttttagggACCAATATATTATATCATTATCGATCAACTTCATTGAATTGGCTAAGTTTGAAGGAAAACGAAGTTATATATTACGTTGAAATCGGGATGCTTGCATGCATCTCTCCGTATGCTATGTAGAAAATTCAGCGAAAAAGAAAGCATGATTTAGTGTATTTACTAGGACAAGTAAAAGAAAATCTGTACTATACTTTACAATTAATGCTGTGTGGTTTTCTAATCGAGACCATGACAAAACGGGAAATGACAAAATATAGATGAAGATAATTTACCTAACATCTCCTCGAAGTtggttaatattaatatatttttcccaaaggattaataaatcaaaagataaacCAATGTGGAACAAAGAGTAATACTAATTAAATTGCACTGTTCCTAGCCTTTTTCTCGCGAAAGTTGAAACTGTActatataattatttcattaatttaattagtaggAAGAAACAGACCAATTATGAAAGTGCAGTGCAGTTATATTGATTTTAGTGAAAGCTTTTGCATGCACGCGTATTTAAGTTTGTGTCTGTTCATCATGTGCCATGTCTCCAAGTAGTAGTTAAAATTGTTTAACTAATCTTGCAATTTATATTATTgatcaaaatcatatacatgcAGCTCATCAAGAGGCACTGAAGAGGGAGATAGAGAGACTTAGGCAAGTTTATTACCAACAAAGCCTCAAGAAGATGGAAAATGCTGCTGGGTCACCATTACCATCACCAAAGCCTATATGTGATGCTCAAACAGAAAAGGAAGCACAACTTCTCAACGCTTGAAGATTCATTCATCACACTATAACATATGATATATCAAGTAGCTATATTTATTAGCTAATTTACATGACACTGTGATTCtttatgtaaaaaaagaaattgcagAATTTTGGATAAGAGAAGGGAGAAACTGGAaggagattaatttttttttttgtgcttgGTAATGTATTAATTGAATGGTGTCACGTACGTACTGTTGGGtggttaaaatttttattagtcAGTTGATGaaggaaaaatattattcactgaGAGAAGAGTCATGTTCGTTGTGCGTGGTGAGGCCATTGGCTTCTGCTATGAAACTGCGCAGGCACGTGATGTGTTGTTTACTTTAGACATGAAGGGGACCactcaaagcttgcatgattagAATGGAGGGGGATCCACATGTGCAGCAGTGGCCGCAACATCAAAAGAGAGGAGTGTGGAAGAAACAGTTGTGTCTATCTACTTTAACTTGATAGATAGGAGTTAGTGGAGGGGAGGTGGTAGTATATGCAATTGTTGGTGTTGATGATTCTTTCACTTCTTTATTTGTTGTCTTTGATTCTTTTTCTActattttgtttcatgtttttcaatgcatatatatgttggaaaacaaacacaagtgtGTAGGGATGGATGGCGCATGAAAGGAAGGTGTCAGTGAGTCCTGATGGGTTTTATGGTTTGCTGTATTATGTATTATgtaatcaattttatttgacataattaattgaaaaaaggcAAAATGTAAATAGTCAGTTGACTCAATTTACCTGTATATATTAtagttttaattgttttacaattttttgtgTTATGGACTCAATGACATCATATACCTTCCTATGATGACAAAAGGGTACGACGATTGTGATGTAAATTACATTGAAAAGAGTGCATGTAGTTTTATCCTTTTTCTCATTCTCTTATTACCTCTTTTTCTCTATTTGTAAGGCTTATTActgaattttctttataaaaaaaaataatacataatgTGAGGGtaaaagagtaaaagaaatCATGGCAAagggttagtttttttttcttttttttactttctttactagtaataattgaaaacaaactGATGTGGAAGTAGTATTATGCTtcgtttttttaaatattagtaaaaatctaacatactttttttttttatcaagaaagGATCCAAACTAGGGTAAATTTCTTGCCAAAAAATACTGGAGACATATGGCCTCTTTACTAATTTTCCTAACTAGTCGAGTGGAATTTAAGAAAACAGtaaggaagaaaaaacaatttagcaacaaattatgagaaattatatttgtataattgcATTAGTTGAGGCTATTCTAAGCGAATCCATCAATACGAGTCTACTTGAAACAAGATATTTTCTTCCAATAATGGGAAAGCGACCACATCCATATACGGGACTTGATGTGGAGTCCAAATGTAAATGTAGACAGTGTCTTCCCTAGAAGTAGATTTAGTACATATTTATAAGGAATTGACATAGACCATTTTCTTTttggcttatatatatatacactggcATGAGTTGTGGGTGTGGCAGTGATGATATTTTGGCTATAGTTGTGGGTGGCAGTGATGATATTTACACTGGCATAAGTGTGACCTTTTGGCTGGCATGCATGAGATTTACAGATGGTCCACTCCAGTGAATTTAAGTCCATGtgctaaattttcaaattaaaccaTACCTTAGCTATATTATGTTTAAAACGTTCTAGAATTTTCGGTACAGTTTGGTAGCTGTGAACATGCTTAACTACTGTTGTTCTTTGAGCTCTACAGTCTACAGTTCGGTTCATTGCTTATCTCATCATTTACTATTTTAGCATCTACCTTAATATTCTAGCAAAGGATCGTACTGAAGTGCCACAAGCACAAGACAAAGGCATATGCATGCCACAACTCATCATACAAGTACAATATGATGCTACTTGTAGCAgaaattatttcataattttggaCTATTAGTGATTTCAATATATTCTATGTGATGCATAATTGAGGATTAATTGGGACTATAATAAtgattatgaattatgaaataatttCTTATACTTGAGGAAAATTGTATAGTTGGCTTGTGGAAAGTGAGAAGAGTATTCTCAAATTCTTTGCAGCTTTGCCATCGTGAGATTTGCTCAAAACTGCTCAATATATTTTAGGAAGATACCTCATTAGTTTTTATTTGAGGTCTTTTTGAGACTTCACTCTCttccaattttgaaatttacaatacttagttattttatattaccccATATTCCCTTCTAGTCCTAGTCCTGCAGATGAAATTCAAAAAACAATGAGGTATTTATAAAGCTAGAGATGTGATATCTCTAAACTGAGGAGCATTTCTGTGCAATTTGCTACAGTAGAAGTAATTGTAGATGATGATGCTTGCCATAATCCTAAAACTTTTGGTCCCCTTTGCATGTGGAACAAGAGAGATGGTCATATCATATGCAGTCAAGTAACTATATACAGCAGTAAAAAGGTTGAGTGGTCAATTTTACTCACGAACCCCAATCCTCCAACTATCAGTGTTGTCCTTGAAAGTGGTAAAACCATCCACACTATCACAGTTTTTAGGATAGGAAGAGTTTTACAATTATATGGTGTGGTGGCCAACTAAATAGGGTGGTCCAGGTTTGTGAGTTTGACGGGTATCTGATCAAGCTAtaaatttgtatataatttgattaatttgttaCAAGATGTATGACAGCTCCATCAAGAGACAATGAGAACAGCAGTAatgggaagaagaagaacataACATGACCAAATGGTCCAAAAGGATAAGTAGaagagcaaaaagaaaaaaggaattgTGTTTTGTTCATCGTTGGTGCAACCAACGGAGGCAATGTTAGGCCTTAGTTGCTTATGCGTGTAGCTTTCATGAGTTCATCCATCCTGTCTAATGtctcactaattttatttatagcaTATGTGAATATAATTAACATATTTCATCAGAAAATAGACtcgcaatttttaaaaaaattattatgtataatacgtttttttattgactttttaataaatatcttaaaaatcatataattcttcattaaaaaaataaaatatcatgaaaaatatttacataacaTCATACAatcacaaattaataaatttattaatttttataataattattttaaaagtatattgataataatttctgataccgtaaaaaaaaattagactaaCATTCTTCATAATCATTAAACTCCCCAAActccttttatttttcactatTATGCTCTGGCTCGCCAAGGAAATGACCTGGTCCATGCATGGATGATGTCACCCCTGCTGTCTGCAAGTTGAAGACGTAGAATCCCACTAGAAATATCAAACATTGAGCTGCCAATCATTGTATCAAAGTGAGTTCAAAAATTGTAGACAAGTGGACGGTTTACCCGGGGATTGCAGCAAAATTTGGGCTAAACCaagatatttttcttcaatCGTAACCAGTACAACatagaaattttaataataagttGTAATAGTTACACAATCCACGAACTAAAATTTGGTTACACTTTAGTTGCATTAACCGTAGTTACTAGTTTAAATCATACCAAAATAAAGATCAGAGTTTCTCTACTTCTAGCTTCTGTAGAGAACTACTTAGCTGTTAAAAGTACTTCTATTTTTGTATCCAAACAAACTGTAAATCGATCAGCGAACCAATCATTGATCGTGCTATATATCCCAGGTGAATTGTCCTAGTGGGTATCCATGTCGAATCATATGTTGTCGGTGGAAAAAATGAGACATTGTCTGGAAATATAGGCTCAAGCATTTTCCGATGTCACAGCAGAATTTCCGACCTCCACACAGAATGAGCTATAAATATAGAGGTTGGATTAGACGAATAATTATGTGAGtaaagacaaaaattaaatagagaaagtaaatttcaatatttgcaatttgattctcaaataattctaggtaacagctacccatAGTTATGCCCCCCCTGTTTTAAATTAATGTCtgcaaattcaaaaaaaaataaataataaagtctgCAAATTACTACAATAGAGAACTTGCAGCCCTGAACTTCGATGTGAActgatgaaaaaaaatggtaaacTCTGCTTATCAGTTTCTTCAGTAGCCCAAATTGGTAAAAATGCCGCTGGTAAATATGCTACTAGAGAAAGCCAGTGCTtgttataagaaaatttaaattatcatgTCAGCGTCAATTAATTTtcagaaaacatatttttgttatcttaatacattttttaaatacacaTTTTATCATAATACATTTTtgggttaattaagtttttatccCTCAAATTTTTtagcttctaatttttttaaaaaaaaactaaaaattaaaattaaaaaatttgaaggacTGACTTAATTAACCcaacatttttaataaactttgaATCAATACATGATAATTCTATCATAATATATCATCATTTAGCCTTCCTCCTCGCGCAAAAATAATGAGGATTCTCGGACATGAATATATATTAAGGGGGCTAAACACAataactttcaactttcaagcATTCTATCTTttaccttttcattttattgctcatattaacaatttaagtctttctcaaaaaaaaaaaaaaaactaagtctAATTACGATCGATCATCACAGGTCAGGCACCCTTTTTGATGATTTATGATGGAGTCCATGATCGTTGTGAACCATCCTTTATTTACTTGATCCAGCAAATTTGATCAAATACCTGCACAAAAACGTTTGGATTTAATTTTGCCATGGGTACTTAATGTTCTTGGCAGCCAAGTCCTTATCAGCTCGAAGTGAGATTTTACTTCAAATTATTGGACCAATTATTCTTCCTACCTGTTTTGAGCTCTCTTCCTGATGCAACAATTATTCTTGATAATCTTCTATTTACAATTGCATGGAGTTCACTTTGAATTTGAGAGCTTTATATACCAGGTCGTAACCAGTATCTTAAATTTTCCTTTAAGTCCTAAGAATACCAAACTacaaaattctcaaaatttctttttgtaCAGCACAGAATAGCTCTACCTTACTACAGGTTTAGTAGAGTTTAGTTTGGCCTTCCAGGGGTTTGGCTCCATGTCACCCCTTGGTTCCTTGTtgctttttcttattcttttgatgaatgatattggGTGGTGCAGGTTTTGCTGGGGATTGTTTTGGTGCCAAACTGGTTGGGATGAAAACAACCACTAGTTTCTGCCACATTCcttttttgcttaaaaaaaatgtccTTTCAGGGTGAACTATGTGTTTTACCTGGGTAGAAATTTGTAGAATTtctcaaatcaaatttaatcatgTAGACACATAATATGGCATGTTCTATTCTAACTTAATAGAGAATTGTGATCATGATGAAATATGGATTTACATAGTTGGATCATCCGTTACTGTGTTCAAATATTTGATGATCACTGAAGAACGGCAAAAAGTTTACCAAATTTCCTAAGCAATTGacttaatcatgaaataattTGACTGGGGCTGCTCATATGCTAATATAGCTCAACAGGCATCTAGTATAAGAAGTGAAATAAGTTTTTGTCCTTATACATCACAGGCGAGTACTTCATTGTCACTCTTTTCCATAAGCCACTCTAGATTCATTTGTTTGGTACTTATACATCTCTAGCTGTTTCTCTCTAAAGATTGAATGCCTAATGTAATTTATAATTGCTTATGCTTCAgaacaatttataattattgttttgaGATGGACCTGTTGGATGGATCAACTGCAATGTTACTAAAGATACCATAGGGAACCATTCTTATAGTTGGAATTTTGTGACCTTGAGTTGCAATAGATCAGAAAGACACAAAAGGCTTTAGCTCTGCTTGTATTTCCTATATCTTAAGTTATCTGCTAGCAATAgatcaaattaatttgttttgaataaGAAAATTGATTATCAACGATTGTTCCCTTCTCTTTCTGCCAATTCATATATCTAAGAAAATTCAGAAAAGCAGAATTGCTTTTACATGTTCCACGACTTTGAATAATGGTGGTTCCCAGCGAGATCCAGTGTTTCTCTAACGGTAGCAAGAAAATCacacaaacaataaattctACAACATGCTTAAATTCGATGATGAAAAATCAGATGCAGCATTGGCTTTTTTCTTTCTGTAGCTGCCATATCTATGCCTATTCTGAAATCCGTATTATTAATCTCTTACCAGTTAATTACAAAGCATGTTAATTATGATTCCACCGTCATTCATATACTATTTGGcctaaataaatgaatgaacgATAATGCCTACGAACTCAAGGACTAAATGTATGAAGATCAAACTCGTAAGAAAAGTAAAGTGCATATTTATACTCATAAGACAACATATATAATTagattgaaaaagataaaaattataccGTGAAAACTCTTATTTATAGAGTTGATTGTGTTAACCATCCTAACTAAAACTTTAGTAGTCTTTGTTAAGTGCTGAAGATCTTACATAAAATTCAGTTGAATgtgaaacataaataaaaaattatattattcatataacaattttttaaataattataatcttTCGTTCATTTTCACTTCTATCTGAATGTTCTttcattttatctcttttttttttctttttcataatctcatttattatattttttattttttttctttcctttttatctttctttcatTTGTGTCTTATTTCATCCGAAAAAGGAATAGATGATTATGATTGGCCAATTTTTTACAacactttttttataacaatttctTTTTGTCTTTGAATGTTACATCACTTACCTCATGCttctctcataatttttttttatctctatatagtgattgtaaaaaaaatcaagagttcATTGGAACCAAAAAATGCTTTTTACACAAGAAATTTACATAGATTTCAAGAAAGCTGATGCAGTatgtgagaaacatttttatgatatttggatgaacattctacatcagttTCTATGTAACCAAACTAGAAAGcactttataaataaaaaatgcactaaGAATTGATGTAACATATTTgttgattaaatttttatcaaCCAATATAGAACGTGGACCTCATTTGCTACTATGATATTCCACAAGACTTTTAAGAACGATGGTAAAAATATCTTATCTAAAAATACTAAGGAATGGGTTTTTGGTAAAACCAGAATCTCTGGCAATGCT harbors:
- the BZIP58 gene encoding transcription factor bZIP58, with product MAQLPPKIPNMSPSWPDFSSHQQKMQLPPLNNNGTITNNYHQHNQNPSWVDEFLDFSSARRGVHRRSVSDSITYLDSPVKCGGNKNNNNNENEFDKFDDEQFMSMFTDEVVLSGVPLPPPTTLSSSNPSSPYDQNFINDEKEKKEEEEEHHHHHQLKNEADEVESQCKQEIMQLPNDTNTCSSSERITDPKRVKRILANRQSAQRSRVRKLQYISELERSVTSLQAEVSVLSPRVAFLDHQRLLLNVDNSALKQRIAALAQDKIFKDAHQEALKREIERLRQVYYQQSLKKMENAAGSPLPSPKPICDAQTEKEAQLLNA
- the BZIP58 gene encoding transcription factor bZIP58 isoform X1, which gives rise to MAQLPPKIPNMSPSWPDFSSHQQKMQLPPLNNNGTITNNYHQHNQNPSWVDEFLDFSSARRGVHRRSVSDSITYLDSPVKCGGNKNNNNNENEFDKFDDEQFMSMFTDEVVLSGVPLPPPTTLSSSNPSSPYDQNFINDEKEKKEEEEEHHHHHQLKNEADEVESQCKQEIMQLPNDTNTCSSSERITDPKRVKRILANRQSAQRSRVRKLQYISELERSVTSLQAEVSVLSPRVAFLDHQRLLLNVDNSALKQRIAALAQDKIFKDAHQEALKREIERLRQVYYQQSLKKMENAAGSPLPSPKPICDAQTEKEAQLLNNGGGSTCAAVAATSKERSVEETVVSIYFNLIDRS